The nucleotide sequence TCTAAAGGAGATTAAGTAACGATTATGTTTCAAAAGGATCAAGAATGCGTAATAGGGTGGGGTTAGCTCCTGATTTTAAAATGATAACTTCGGACTATACACAAGCtaacatatttattaaaaattcacCGAACAAATGATTTGTGAGTATGAAACGATGAGAAAACCAAATTCAAATTCTTGGTGCTACGTTTTATACTATTTTTGACATTGATTAAATCCATATCCGATATGAATCACATATACCACATGTTTACACATAAGCAGTCGCATAGTGACAAGCAAGGGGGACGAGTAACGAACAAATCATGACAGAATGATTCAGCATAAACTTGAAACTCAAAACAATTCACATGTCCACAAATTCAGTGTAAGGAGAGGAAGGGGAGGAAAATGGAAGTGACACAAAGGATGAATTTACGTAATAGACTTAACATAGCCTACGTTTTCCATTTAAGCACAACCTCCCCCCGGCCATGTTATTAACTCTAAACCAACATGTTATTACCCATTAAAAGACAAGCACATCCCCGCGGTGATTAGCTTGAAACAAAAGGAAGCTCATTCTCACAtcctcaattttaaaaaaaatggctaGAAATAGCTGATCCTACTATGAAACTCATGGATTCACATAAACAATTTGAAGCGAAAAGCAGGCCAAAAGCAAAGGAATAAAGAGGAATTTCACATTATTTCACACTCTTAGGTGCAAACCAGCCTTTTCTTTAAAcacacaatttaaaaaaaaaaaaaaaaaaattaaagagacaAACATGTCCTTGAGCTCGATTTCCAGAGAAGCAGCAGCACCTTGGTCAAACATGTAACCAGACCACGTGTTCGTGTAGTCAAAATAAACAACTTGGTGTAATTGTGTTTTAACCTTTAAAGCCTCATCATACTAGTTTAGTGGTTGCTAATGCATTGTAAAAACATAGCCAAGCAGGGAAAAAACTAAGTTGCTATTACTATGATCAGAACATCCAAACCAACATAGCAATAATCTTATAATGGACAGTTAACCACACATATGCCCTCATACCTCATAGAGCTAGTTCGAACTAAATCTCATGTCGTAAATATTTCACAAACAGTCAATCTAATAGGGACTAGAAAACTATTTCCATTTCACATTTTTATGTTCATGATTAGCCACACAAGAATGACACACTCAGCCAATCAACAAAATAGCCAAAATTGGACATAATGTGACTAGACGCGGTAGGATATACTCAGTAATTCACAAGTTGCAAATACACGTGATCTCAAATCCATAAAGCCTTTTCATTTCAGATTTTTATAATTTGAGCCAGTCGGCTATCATCTCGACTAACCACATGATAAAGGATTAACAAACTAAGTGCAACGTAATTAAGATAGGATAGCGTTTACCTTGAATGGGCCAGGAAACTAGGGCTTACCCGTCGTCAAGATTTGAAACTCAAACTCCGGATTCGAACTTCACATGAATAATTTCCGAAATGAAAGAAAGTTAGAATCTGTGGCCCGTGCAAGGAGAAGTTATTTTTTGTTTCTCTATCTCCAATCCAAAAATCCTGTCCAACAATgactttgaaccttggtatttatAAAGGCaaagttaaattttgaattcttgggaagCAAATTGAATTTTTTAGGTTTATCCTTTTCAGACTGATTTGTAGGGAAGAAGAGATGGTTGGGAGCTATAAGGCTTGAACCCATCGGTTTAAAGGGATAACGACCTCAAAGTCTGAAGGTCCTTGAATTTTCCCCACTTCTCAGAAATTGCAGAGCCTTGGGTTCAACAAGAAGTGAGTGACGGAAGGGATTTGATAGCGATGGAAACGTAGGTGACAAAGAAGATAGACGAGAGGAAAGGTGAAGAACACCAGAACTCGCTATTATCCAGTGGTCTAGGCTGGTCGCCGTTAGTAGATAATAGGGAAGATACGCTAGTTTTGTTGAGTTGGAATGAGATGGAATGATAGAGGTGAGGATTATTAGGCTGGTTAGGTTAACGGGGCTATTAATTAGTTGGATTGGATTTGTGGGTTAggagttttttttttgggggCTGCTACTTCGGCTGAAAAAATAGAGCAAATGGCCCAAATATTATTGTGAATAAATGAATTATGTTtgtaaaaaatcaaatctttcgCAATCGTTTTCACTTAATTAATTTAACGACACTTCTTCATCCTAATTAATGTTCCAAAAGGTTAGGGATGtagatgggtacaagttgtggtactctggtagtgagaggcgtaggaatgacgtaggtatcttagtggacgaggagcttagagggcaggtagtggaggttaaaagGGTTAGTGATAGGGTGATGACTATCAAGTTGATTCGAGGGTCTTCTTTGAACATCTGTAGTGTGTATGCGCTAAGACGGGCTTAgacgaagaggagaagaagagattttgggaggttttggacgaGGTGGTAAGGGGCATGCCTAGTTCAGAAATGATTTTCATAGGGAGGATTTTAATGGGCATATCGGGTCTCTGTCGAtgggttatgatgatgtgcatggaggctTCGGGTTTGGGATAGAAATATTGAGAGAGCTGCTCTTTTagattttgcgagggcctttgggttagtggtagtgaattccagctttccgaagaaggaggaGCATCTAGTTACTTTGCGTAGTAGGCTAGCCAAGACttagattgactttttgctgcttaggaagggggatagtgcaatgtgtaaggattgtaaggtaatCCCGAGCGAGAATATTATGACCCAGCATAGacttttggtgatggacttggttatcaagaaGGGTATGAAGCGACGGGGTGGAGAGGGTCAACCTAGAGTTAAGTGGGGTGGCCTGACTCCAGTTAGTGCCTTGAAGATAGGGGCGAAGTTAAAGGGGATAGGGGTTTGGGAgggtaggggggacgtggatagtatatGGGATAGGGCTGTGGGATGCATCAGAGAGTCttctagagaggtgttgggtgtctcaagGGGCTGGTCTGGCCAGTATCcaggggattggtggtggaatgaagatgttAAGAAGAAGGTAGAGACGAAGAAGACGTCTTATGTTAAGTTGGTAGAGAGTGAGGATAAAGATGAGAAACGGGTAAGCATggaggagtataagttagctaagaaggaggctaagttagcagttacagcTGCTAAGACAGtagcttttgagagtttgtataaggGATTAGTGGAGAAAGGTAGGAAAAAGACGTTGTTTAGGCTTGTCAAGGCTAGAGAACAGAAGGGTCAGGATctggaccaagtgaagtgcattaagggggaggataacagagttttggtggaggacgccctcattaagaaaagatgacaatcgtattttcataagctcttgaatgatgagaGGGATAGAAGtgttgtgttaggggagttggagcacaccGAGGAGTGTCGCGATTTTGCTATTATCAGCGTTTTAAAGTTGAGGAGGTCAGACAGGCTATTCGTAAGATGCAAAGGGGCAGGACGACAGGGCCCGAAGAGATCCCgatggatttttgaaagttttctagcaggcagggttgaggtggctgaccaacatgtttaataatattttcaagtCTGTGAAAATGCCTGAGACGTGGAtatggagcacgatgattccattatataagaataagggtgacatttagagttacaacaactatcgggatattaagttgttgagtcacacgatgaagatttgggagagggtggtggagcggaggttaaggaagattgtgtctattttggagaatcaatttggatttatgcctgatCGCTCGATGattgaggcaattcacctagtgctgATACTAGTAGAGaagtatagagagagaaagagagatcttcacatggtgtttattgacttagaaaaggcgtatgacaaggtccctaaggaggttctttggagatactTGGAGGCGAGGGGGCGAAGACTTGAGTCAGGATggtgggaggagattctgagcatttccTAGTCTtaatagggttgcaccagggatcgactcttagtccgtttttattTATCGTGGTGATGGATATATTGACGCGGAGTATACAAGGCAAGGTGCCTTAGTATATTCTTTTtacggatgatgtagttttgattgatgagttgcgtcaaggtgttaatgataagctggaggattggagacaaaccctagagtctaaaggtttcagattgagtaggaccaagatggagtatttggaatgcaagtttagtgactcgaggcaagaagAGAAGGTGGTAGGGAAGTTGGACTCTCAGGCAGTTTGCAAGAGGGGTAGCTTTAAGTATCTTAGGGctacgattcaggggaatggagagat is from Capsicum annuum cultivar UCD-10X-F1 chromosome 5, UCD10Xv1.1, whole genome shotgun sequence and encodes:
- the LOC124898446 gene encoding uncharacterized protein LOC124898446, with translation MDLVIKKGMKRRGGEGQPRVKWGGLTPVSALKIGAKLKGIGVWEGRGDVDSIWDRAVGCIRESSREVLGVSRGWSGQYPGDWWWNEDVKKKVETKKTSYVKLVESEDKDEKRVSMEEYKLAKKEAKLAVTAAKTVAFESLYKGLVEKGRKKTLFRLVKAREQKGQDLDQVKGVGAHRGVSRFCYYQRFKVEEVRQAIRKMQRGRTTGPEEIPMDF